Within Sphingobacteriales bacterium, the genomic segment AAATGAATTTTCTTTCAAAAAAATTCAGCATGATCAGGGGTTGACCCCCTACTTTAATAAAGGGGGTGATGAAAAAAACTGTCAGTAAAAACCAGCTGAGATAGGTGCGGTACCGGTAATACCTGCCGGATGGTTTTTTAGCATAAATCCATTTTCTTTTACCTTCTTTGGTAATGGTACTCAGGGAATCACGAAATGATTCATTTTCGTTATTATTTGCCATATTCTGCAATGTTTTTCTGTGTGAAAAAAACGTAAATTCAGTTTATTCGTTCAATTTTCAGTTAAATTTGAACTGCAACTTACAGCTGGTTCAACGAAAAAAAAATACATTTTTCATGTTTTGCAGCAGGCAAACGTTGTTTGACATGAATTATTTATCTTGCCGGCTTTTAGAAAACAGGATTTTAAAGACCATCATTAAAAAATGCTGATAGAACCTCATTACTTTCCTGTTTCAGCATATTTCAGTTTGCTGCTTAAAGACAAAATCCTTGTTGTGGATGATGTATCCTTGTTTCAAAAGCAAAGCTACCGAAACAGGGCGTACATTTCAGGGGCAAATTCAGTCCTGAAACTGATAGTTCCTTTAAAAGCCGGAAAAAATAACCTTCCCATGCGTGAAGTCCGGATTGATAATGGCATTAACTGGGCAAGAAGCCATTGGCAATCAATATGTTCTGCTTACAACAAATCACCTTGGTTTGAGTTTTATGCTGAAAATTATTACAGCCTTCTGCATAAGCCAAATAACTTTCTGATTGACTTTGATTTAAGCCTGATTCAGCAATTGTTAACCGACTTAAAGATAAGTACCGAACTGAAATTCCTTTCTGACGGTGATGGAAAGTCAATAAACGATTTCAGGGATTATCTTCATCCTAAAGAAAGGAGACAAAAACCTGTTGAAGGATACTTTGAAAAGGAATATACGCAGGTTTTCAG encodes:
- a CDS encoding WbqC family protein translates to MLIEPHYFPVSAYFSLLLKDKILVVDDVSLFQKQSYRNRAYISGANSVLKLIVPLKAGKNNLPMREVRIDNGINWARSHWQSICSAYNKSPWFEFYAENYYSLLHKPNNFLIDFDLSLIQQLLTDLKISTELKFLSDGDGKSINDFRDYLHPKERRQKPVEGYFEKEYTQVFSERFGFIKGLSVIDLLFNTGPEAKYFLTEAIRK